From the Neobacillus sp. PS3-34 genome, the window CCGCAGGACGTTGAATCAGCTCCCTAGAATCAACACCGCACGAAGGAAATGCGAGAGCATTTTCGAGGATCTCGCACCTTCCGCTCCAATCAACTTCTTCTTCAACGAATTGCTTTTAATAACCTATTTGCAAAACAACATTCTTTTAGAACACAGCCTTATTTTCATACCTTCTGAACGTAAAAGTGGTGCTTCGCCAATAGGCGATGAATTTCTGTTAATCTGCACACATAAGTGAATGAATACCCGTTTGCTGAAGAAATAAACCACTTTTTGTCGATTTGTAATCATTTTGTAACATAAATGGACTCTTTGTAATGTTAGTGAAATAGACCTTTGCCCAAATCTATTATAAAATTTAGATAACGATAAATTTTGCTATGATTTTCCACTAATAGACATATTTCTAACAATACATGCAGAACATTGGGAGGATACATATGAAAAAACTGCTAAAGCTTGTTGCCTTCTTATTGGTTGCAGTTCCTTTATTGACACAAGGTCAAACGAATGTAAAGGCCGCCGAACAAACCGAATTGACAGAATATGCAAAAAACTTTATTGGCGTTCCTTATGTTTGGGGCGGAACCACTCCACAGGGATTCGACTGCTCTGGCTTCTTATCGTATGTATTCAAAGAATATGGCGTTCAGCTTCCTCGCACAAGTGCTGAACAATTCCAGCAAGGCGAGAAAATCAGCACAAACGAAATGGTTCCTGGAGATCTTGTATTTTTCACAACCTATAAATCAGGTCCTTCACATGCAGGCATCTACTTGGGTGACAATAAATTCATCCATGCTTCACCACATGGTGTCGAAATTGCCAGCTTAAACTTAAGTTACTATAAATCTAGATTCCTAGGTGCAAAAAGATTCATCCAGCCTGCACAGGTTAAGGCAGCAAACACACTCCTTCCTGTTAAAAAGGCCAGCTGGGAACAGTATACATAAAAAAGAAAATCAACCT encodes:
- a CDS encoding C40 family peptidase; protein product: MKKLLKLVAFLLVAVPLLTQGQTNVKAAEQTELTEYAKNFIGVPYVWGGTTPQGFDCSGFLSYVFKEYGVQLPRTSAEQFQQGEKISTNEMVPGDLVFFTTYKSGPSHAGIYLGDNKFIHASPHGVEIASLNLSYYKSRFLGAKRFIQPAQVKAANTLLPVKKASWEQYT